Within Sinorhizobium sp. RAC02, the genomic segment CCTCCGCGACCGGCCGGGCGCGCTCGATGCTTTCGGCAATCGAGCAGTTGAGATTGGCGCGCGAAAAACCTTCGGAGGCCGAGAGGAAGACTGCAACCTCGTCGACACCTGCCGCCTTCGCCGCCTCGTAGCCCTTCATGTTGGGCACCAGCGCCGCATACGAAATGCCGGCCCGGCGCTTGATGCCCGCCATGACCTGCGCCCCGTCGGCAAGCTGCGGCACCCATTTCGGGCTGACGAAACTCGTCGCCTCGATACGCCTGAAGCCACAATCCGACAACACGTCGATCAGCGCGATCTTATCGGCGGACGGGATGATCGCCTTCTCATTCTGCAAGCCGTCGCGGGCGGCCATCTCGACGATTTCGATGTGTCGGCTCATGCCGCCTCCTCGGACTCCAGCGAGAGCAAAAGCGCGCCCTCGGCCACTTGGTCGCCGACTGCGACGGGCACAGCGGCCACCACGCCGTCACGGGGGGCCGCCAGCACCAGTTCCATCTTCATCGCCTCCATGGTGACGAGCGGATCGCCCTTCGTCACGCGTGCACCCGGTTCCGCCGAGACGATGCGAACCAGGCCGGGCATCGGCGCAGAGAGCCGGTCACCGCCGGCAGCCGTCTCGCCATGGTGGCTTGCCTCTTCCGCGCGTGCGAAGGCATGGCTATGGCCGGCGAAGAAGACGACGATGTCGGCGCGGTCGCTGTGCACCCTTGCCGGCAGCACATGGCCATCAAGGTCCACTTGCAAGGAACGGCCGTTCGACGATCGAATTCGGATATTCGTTGCTAGGTCGTTGCGTTCGATGCGGAAGCGATCCTGGCCGAGCGTCGTGACGCGCAGGGCATGTTCCGCGCCGCCGTGATCCAGAAAAACCGTCTGTGCGGCCTCGCCCCACAAGCGGAAACCACGGATATCGGCCCACGGGTCCGGATCGGCCGGTGCGGCGAGTAAACCGAGCGCCGAAAGGGCAGCCAGTGCAAAAGCCTCCTCGGGGGCATCGGGTTCAGCCAGCAGCCCTTCGCCCGCCCGGCCGATCACCCCGGTATCGACATCACCGGCGGCAAAGGCCGGCAGACGGCACAGGCGGGCGAGGAAGCCGGCATTTGTCGTCACGCCACCAACGCGGCATTGTTCCAGCGCCGTTTCCAGTTTCGCCAGAGCTTCCGCGCGGGTGCTGCCCTGGGTGATGACCTTGGCGATCATCGGGTCGTAGAAGGGCGTGATGAGATCACCGGCCCGCACGCCGGAATCGATGCGGGCACCGTCCGGCAGGTCGAAAACGGAGAGGCGGCCGGTCGCCGGCAGGAAATCGCGCGCCGGGTTTTCCGCATAGAGCCGCGCTTCGAAGGCCCAGCCATTGATGGCAAAGTCCTCCTGCCGTTTCGGCAAGGGCTCGCCGGCGGCGACGCGCAGCTGCCATTCGACGAGATCGAGGCCGGTGATCGCCTCCGTCACGGGATGCTCGACCTGAAGGCGCGTGTTCATTTCCATGAAATGGAAGCGGTCCTGCCGCAAGCCTTCCGAAACGTCGGCAATGAACTCGACCGTACCGGCACCGCTATAGCCGATCGCCGCAGCCGCCCGCACCGCAGCCGCCCCCATCGCCGCGCGCATTTCCGCCGTCATGCCGGGAGCGGGCGCCTCTTCGATGACCTTCTGGTGCCGGCGCTGGAGGGAGCAGTCGCGCTCGAAGAGATGCACGACATTGCCGTGATTATCGCCAAAAACCTGCACTTCGATGTGGCGGGGCTTGGCCATGTATTTTTCGACGAGCACCCGCCCGTCGCCGAAGGCGCTTTCGGCTTCGCGGCGGGCGCTTTCCAGCGCCACGGCAAAATCGGCAGGCCGCTCCACCCGCCGCATGCCCTTGCCACCGCCGCCGGCGCGCGCCTTGATCAGCACGGGGTAACCGATGGCATCCGCCTCACCGGCAAGGAAAACGGCATCCTGCTTCTCGCCGTGATAGCCGGGCACCACGGGCACGCCCGCCTTCTCCATCAGCGCCTTTGCCGCATCCTTGAGACCCATGGCACGGATGGCGCTTGCCGAGGGGCCGATGAAGACGAGCCCGGCGGCTTCCACCGCCTCCACGAAAGCGGGGTTTTCCGACAGGAAACCATAGCCGGGATGCACCGCCTCCGCCCCGCTCGCCTTTGCCGCCTCGAGGATTGCCGGGATGTTCAGGTAGCTCTTTGCCGCTTCCGCAGGGCCGATGCGAATGGCCTCGTCGGCCATTTCGACATGCAGCGCCTCACGGTCGGCATCGGAATAGACGGCGACCGTCGCGACACCCAGACGCCTGGCGGTGCGGATGACGCGGCAGGCGATTTCGCCGCGATTGGCGATGAGGATTTTCCTGAACATGCGCGTTTCGGCTTTCTATTGTGCGGCGATCGCTTCGACTTCGAGCAACCATTTTTCGTCGAAGATCGAGGCGATGACGACACTCATGGCCGGCGCGACGCCGCCGAGATATTCGCTGCGGATCTCGCGATTGGCCAGAGTGTGATGCCGGTCGGCAAGAAATGTCGTGACCTTGACGAGATCGGCCTTCGACATCCCGGCAGCTTTCAGCTGAGCGTCGATGTTGCGCCAGACGAGCCGCGCCTGGTCCTCGAAGCCCTCGGGCACCTTGTCGTCGTCCGAGACGGGGATTTGGCCGCTGATGAACAGCAGCGTCTTGAAATCCTCGATCTTCACGGCCTGCGAATAGCCGCCCCGCGGGGCGGGGGCGTTCTTGGCATTGACTGTTTCGCGCTTCATGGACTTGCCTCCTCTACATTCGGAAAATGCCGAAACGGGTGGGCTCGATCGGCGCGTTGAGCGCCGCCGAGAGCGAGAGCGCCAGCACATCGCGTGTCTTGCGCGGATCGACGATACCGTCGTCCCAGAGCCGGGCCGAGGCATAGAGCGGGTGGCTCTGGCGGGCGAACATGTCGATGGTCGGCTGCTTGAAGGCGGCTTCCTCCTCGGCGCTCCAGCTGCCGCCGGTGCGCTCGATGCCCTCGCGCTTGACGGTCGCCAGCACGCCGGCCGCCTGCTCACCGCCCATCACGGCGATGCGGCTGTTCGGCCAGGTCCAGAGGAAACGCGGCGAATAGGCCCGGCCGCACATGCCGTAGTTGCCGGCACCATAGGAGCCGCCGATCAGCACGGTGAGCTTCGGCACATTTGCGGTCGCGACCGCCGTGACGAGCTTGGCACCGTTCTTGGCGATGCCTTCCGCCTCATATTTGCGGCCGACCATGAAGCCGGTGATGTTTTGCAGGAAGACCAGCGGGATACCACGCTGGGCGCAGAGCTCGATGAAATGCGCACCTTTCAGCGCGGCTTCGGAGAACAGCACGCCATTGTTGGCGATAATGCCGACGGAAAGGCCGTGCAGGGCGGCGAAGCCGCAGACCAGCGTGGTGCCGAACCGGGCCTTGAACTCGTCGAAGCGCGAGCCATCGACCACGCGGGCGATCACTTCGCGCACATCATAGGGCGTGCGCGTATCGGCCGGCACGATGCCGAGCAGCTCTTCCGGGTCGTAGAGCGGTGCATCGCCATTGCCGGACTTCGTAACTTCCGGCTTACGCGTATTGAGGTTCGCGGCGATCTGCCGGGCAATCGACAAGGCATGCCGGTCATCGCGCGCCAAATGGTCGGCGACGCCGGAAAGGCGGGTGTGCACGTCGCCACCACCCAGATCCTCGGCCGTCACCACCTCGCCCGTCGCGGCCTTCACCAGCGGCGGGCCGGCGAGGAAGATCGTGCCCTGATTCTCGACGATGACCGTCTCGTCGCTCATCGCCGGAACATAGGCGCCGCCCGCCGTGCAACTGCCCATCACGACGGCGACCTGCGGAATGCCGGCGGCGGACATCTGGGCCTGATTGTAGAAGATGCGGCCGAAATGATCGCGATCGGGAAAGACCTCGTCCTGGTTCGGCAGGTTGGCGCCACCGGAATCAACGAGGTAGATGCAGGGTAGCCGGTTTTCCGCAGCAATCTCTTGCGCGCGCAGATGCTTCTTCACGGTGATCGGGTAGTAGGTGCCGCCTTTCACCGTGGCGTCGTTGCAGACGATCATGCATTCGCGGCCGGAGACGCGGCCGATGCCGGCGATCATGCCGCCGGAAGGCGAGGCACCGTCATAGAGGCCGTGGCCGGCGGTGAGGCCGATTTCGAGGAATGGGGAACCGGGATCGAGCAATTGCGCCACGCGGTCGCGCGGCAGCAGCTTTCCACGCGCGACATGGCGCTCCCGCGCTTTCGCGCCGCCGCCATCCATGGCCGCGCCTGCGGCCTCTTCCACAAGCCTCAGCGCATCGAGCATGACCTTGCGGTTCGTCTCGAAGGTTTCGCTGCGGGTGTTCACGGCCGAGGGGATGACCGGCATTACAGCGTCTCCTGAAAGATTTCGCGGCCGATCAGCATGCGGCGGATTTCGGATGTGCCCGCACCGATCTCGTAGAGCTTGGCGTCGCGCAGCAGGCGGCCGGTCGGGTAGTCGTTGATATAGCCGTTGCCGCCCAGCGACTGGATGGCCTCGAGCGCCAGTTTCGTCGCCATCTCGGCGGAGTAGAGGATACAGCCGGCGGCGTCCTTGCGGGTCGTCTCGCCGCGGTCGCAGGCGCTGGCGACGGCGTAGACATAGGCACGGCAGGCATTGAGCGCGACATACATGTCGGCGACCTTGCCCTGCATCAGCTGGAACTCGCCGATCGACTGGCCGAACTGCTTTCGCTCGTGGATGTAGGGTACGACCACGTCGAGGCAGGCGGCCATGATGCCGAGTGGACCGCCGGAGAGCACGACGCGCTCATAATCGAGGCCGGACATCAGCACGTTGACGCCGCGGCCGACCGTGCCCATCACGTTCTCCTCCGGCACCTCGCAGTCGACAAAAACCAGTTCGCAGGTATTGGAGCCGCGCATGCCGAGCTTGTCGAGTTTCTGGGCGGTCGAGAAGCCGGCAAAACCCTTTTCGATCAGGAAGGCGGTGATGCCGCGCGAACCCGCCTCGGGATCGGTCTTGGCATAGACCACCAGCACATCCGCATCCGGCCCGTTGGTGATCCACATCTTGTTGCCGTTCAGCACATAGCGGTCACCGCGCTTTTCGGCACGCAGCTTCATCGAGACGACGTCGGAGCCAGCACCCGGCTCGGACATGGCGAGCGCGCCGACATGGTCGCCGGAGATCAGTTTTGGCAGGTATTTCTGGCGCTGCTCGGATGTCGCGTTGCGGATGATCTGGTTGACGCAGAGGTTGGAATGGGCGCCGTAGCTCAGGCCCACCGAGGCGGAGGCGCGGCTGATCTCCTCCATCGCCACGCAGTGCGCAAGATAGCCCATGCCCGAGCCGCCATAGGATTCCGGCGCGGTAATGCCGAGCAGGCCGAGGTCGCCCATCTCCCGCCAGAGCGGCATGGGAAAGTTGTTCGTGCGGTCGATCTCGGCCGCCTGCGGCGCGATACGGTCCGTCGCGAACCGCCGCACGCTTTCGCGCAGCGCCTCTATGTCTTCCCCGAGCCCGAAGCTCATGCCGGCGTCGTACATGTCCATCCTCCCCTTGTCGCCGCCTCAGGCGGCCGTCTTCTGTCGTTCCGTCCTGTCGAAGGCCACGCGCATTTCCGCTTCACGCGCCTTCACCCGCTTCGCGGCATCCTCCTTCACCGGCCCGTATCCGCGAATCTCGCCGTAAAGCGAGGCAAGCGCAACGGCCGCATCGAGGTTTTCACGACAGAGGTTTTTCAGCACATGCTCGACCAGCGCCGCATAGTCGGTGATGAGCTGGCGCTCCATGCGGCGCTCCGTGGTGCGGCCGAACGGGTCGAGGGCCGTGCCGCGCAGGCCCTTGAGGCCGGCGAGTACACCGAAGGCCGGCAGCATCCAGCGGCCGAAGCGGCGCTTGCGCGGCCGGCCGTTCGCATCTTCACCCTGCAGGAACGGCGGCGCGAGGTTGAAGGCGATGCGGTAATTGCCCTCGAACTGCTCGGAAAGCCCCGCCTTGAAGGCCGGATCGGTGAAGAGCCGCGCCACCTCATATTCGTCCTTGTAGGCGAGAAGCTGGGCATAGACATGCGCAACCGCTCGCGTCAGCCGGTCATCCGGCACAAACGCCTTTTCGGCTTCCCGTACGCGGTCCACCAGCGCCTTGTAGCGGCTGGCGAGGGCAGCGTTCTGGTAGGCCGTGAGGTGCGTCATACGGTGCGCGATCAGCTCTTCCGTTGCCATGGTCTCCAGTGTCGCGGTCCGTTTGCCCGGCTCCAGCAGGCGCTCGGCGCGGGCGGGATCGGCGGCAATCAGCCGGCCCCAGCCGAAGGCGGAGAGCGTGGCGTCGACCGCCACCCCGTTCAGCACGATCGCCTGTTCGATCGCCTGGCGGGTGAGCGGAATCAAACCCTTCTGCCAGGCGAAACCGGTCATCAGGATGTTCGTCGCCATGGCATTGCCGGCAACCTTTTCGGCGACCGTGGTGAAATCGAGCAGGTGCGACGGCGCCCGCAATGCGGCGCGCACCGTGTTCTCGACGTCGCGCCGGCGGAAGTCGAAGTCCCGCTTGCGCACGAAATCGGCGACCGGTGTCAGCCTGGTGTTGATCACGCCCGTCGTGCGGTGGTGGTCGCAGAGCGTCACGGCATCCTTGGAGGAGGCCACCACGTCGTCGGCGGCAATCAGCAGGTCCGCACCGCCGGTGATGATGCGCGGCGAGGATACGTCCTGATCTTTGAGACCAATGCGCAGGTGGCTCATCACGGCGCCCCCCTTCTGGGCGAGGCCTGCCATATCGAGGATCATCGGCGACTTGCCGTCGAGATGGGCAGCCATGCCGAGGATGGCGCTGATCGTGAGGATGCCCGTGCCTCCAATGCCGGCGATGGCGATGTTGTAGGAACGGTCGCCAATCCTGACGATCTCGGGTTCCGGAATGCCTGTGAGGTCCGGGTTCGAGCGTGCCGTCTTGCGCAGGCGGCCGCCCTCCACCGTCACGAAGGACGGACAGAAACCCTTGAGGCAGGAATAGTCCTTGTTGCAGGTCGACTGGTTGATCTTGCGTTTGCGGCCAAATTCCGTATCGAGCGGTTCGACGGAGACGCAGTTCGACTGGGTGGAACAGTCGCCGCAGCCTTCGCAGACCGCCGGATTGACCATCAGGCGGACCGGCGGGTCTTCCATAAGGCCGCGCGAACGGCGGCGGCGCTTTTCTGCCGCACAGGTCTGCACATAGACGATGGCCGAGCAGCCGGTCACGTCCCTTATGTCGCGCATCACCCGGTCCATCTCGTCACGGTGGCGAATGATGACACCCGGTGCCAGCATGGACGGCGAATAGACTTCGGGATGGTCGGAAACGAGGTAGATCGGCCCGACGCCCTCGTCATGCAGCTGGCGCGTCACCGCCTCGGGGCTGATGGGCCCGTCGACCGTTTGCCCGCCGGTCATGGCAACCGCGTCGTTGTAGAGCAGCTTGTAGGTGATGTTGACACCGGCTGCGACCGACTGGCGGATCGCCAGGATGCCGGAATGGTAATAGGTGCCGTCGCCGAGATTGACGAACATGTGCTTTTCATCGGTAAACGGCGCGATGCCCGACCACGGCACGCCCTCGGCGCCCATATGCGTGAAGGTCGTCGTCTCGCGATCCATCCACTGCACCATGTAATGGCAGCCGATGCCGGCCGCCGCACGGCTTCCCTCCGGCACCTTGGTGGAGGTGTTGTGCGGACAGCCCGAGCAGAAATAGGGCACGCGCTCGATGGGCGCGGCATGCGCCTTGCGGATCTTTTCGCGCTCCAGCAGGTAGGCGAGTTCGTCGGCGATCACCGTCTTCAGGCCGGCATCGAATTCGAAATGCAGCAGGCGGGCGGCGATGGCGCGGGCGACCACGCCGACCGTCAGCGCCTGCGACAGGGGTAGGAAGGGATGGTCTTCATGGTCGAACTTGCCGATGATGCGGGGTCGTTCGCCGTGATGCCAGTTGAACAGTTGCTGCTTGATCTGGTTTTCGATGATCTCGCGGCGCTCCTCCACCACGAGCACCTCTTCGAGTCCTTGCGAAAATTCGCGCACGCCTTCCGGTTCCAGCGGCCAGGGCATGCGGACCTTGTAGATACGCATGCCGATCTCGGCCATCTC encodes:
- a CDS encoding acetyl/propionyl/methylcrotonyl-CoA carboxylase subunit alpha, translated to MFRKILIANRGEIACRVIRTARRLGVATVAVYSDADREALHVEMADEAIRIGPAEAAKSYLNIPAILEAAKASGAEAVHPGYGFLSENPAFVEAVEAAGLVFIGPSASAIRAMGLKDAAKALMEKAGVPVVPGYHGEKQDAVFLAGEADAIGYPVLIKARAGGGGKGMRRVERPADFAVALESARREAESAFGDGRVLVEKYMAKPRHIEVQVFGDNHGNVVHLFERDCSLQRRHQKVIEEAPAPGMTAEMRAAMGAAAVRAAAAIGYSGAGTVEFIADVSEGLRQDRFHFMEMNTRLQVEHPVTEAITGLDLVEWQLRVAAGEPLPKRQEDFAINGWAFEARLYAENPARDFLPATGRLSVFDLPDGARIDSGVRAGDLITPFYDPMIAKVITQGSTRAEALAKLETALEQCRVGGVTTNAGFLARLCRLPAFAAGDVDTGVIGRAGEGLLAEPDAPEEAFALAALSALGLLAAPADPDPWADIRGFRLWGEAAQTVFLDHGGAEHALRVTTLGQDRFRIERNDLATNIRIRSSNGRSLQVDLDGHVLPARVHSDRADIVVFFAGHSHAFARAEEASHHGETAAGGDRLSAPMPGLVRIVSAEPGARVTKGDPLVTMEAMKMELVLAAPRDGVVAAVPVAVGDQVAEGALLLSLESEEAA
- a CDS encoding RidA family protein, with product MKRETVNAKNAPAPRGGYSQAVKIEDFKTLLFISGQIPVSDDDKVPEGFEDQARLVWRNIDAQLKAAGMSKADLVKVTTFLADRHHTLANREIRSEYLGGVAPAMSVVIASIFDEKWLLEVEAIAAQ
- a CDS encoding carboxyl transferase domain-containing protein; the encoded protein is MPVIPSAVNTRSETFETNRKVMLDALRLVEEAAGAAMDGGGAKARERHVARGKLLPRDRVAQLLDPGSPFLEIGLTAGHGLYDGASPSGGMIAGIGRVSGRECMIVCNDATVKGGTYYPITVKKHLRAQEIAAENRLPCIYLVDSGGANLPNQDEVFPDRDHFGRIFYNQAQMSAAGIPQVAVVMGSCTAGGAYVPAMSDETVIVENQGTIFLAGPPLVKAATGEVVTAEDLGGGDVHTRLSGVADHLARDDRHALSIARQIAANLNTRKPEVTKSGNGDAPLYDPEELLGIVPADTRTPYDVREVIARVVDGSRFDEFKARFGTTLVCGFAALHGLSVGIIANNGVLFSEAALKGAHFIELCAQRGIPLVFLQNITGFMVGRKYEAEGIAKNGAKLVTAVATANVPKLTVLIGGSYGAGNYGMCGRAYSPRFLWTWPNSRIAVMGGEQAAGVLATVKREGIERTGGSWSAEEEAAFKQPTIDMFARQSHPLYASARLWDDGIVDPRKTRDVLALSLSAALNAPIEPTRFGIFRM
- a CDS encoding isovaleryl-CoA dehydrogenase produces the protein MSFGLGEDIEALRESVRRFATDRIAPQAAEIDRTNNFPMPLWREMGDLGLLGITAPESYGGSGMGYLAHCVAMEEISRASASVGLSYGAHSNLCVNQIIRNATSEQRQKYLPKLISGDHVGALAMSEPGAGSDVVSMKLRAEKRGDRYVLNGNKMWITNGPDADVLVVYAKTDPEAGSRGITAFLIEKGFAGFSTAQKLDKLGMRGSNTCELVFVDCEVPEENVMGTVGRGVNVLMSGLDYERVVLSGGPLGIMAACLDVVVPYIHERKQFGQSIGEFQLMQGKVADMYVALNACRAYVYAVASACDRGETTRKDAAGCILYSAEMATKLALEAIQSLGGNGYINDYPTGRLLRDAKLYEIGAGTSEIRRMLIGREIFQETL
- a CDS encoding indolepyruvate ferredoxin oxidoreductase family protein → MLKQSFSLEDKYTAEEGRVFLSGIQALVRLPIVQMRRDRAAGLNTAAFISGYRGSPLGNYDQQLAKAGKHLAAHDIVFRPGVNEDLAAAAVWGTQQLHLSPGARKDGVAGYWYGKGPGVDRCGDVFKHANAAGTSKQGGVLCFAGDDHSAKSSSIPHQSDHAFMSALMPVLYPSSIHEFVEYGLLGTAMSRYSGCWVGMKFISDTVETTASVDLAGERRQFVLPEDFELPPGGLSLRWPDPPLPQDERLQTYKGYAAIAFARANKVDEVTHDVPRARFGIIASGKAYEDVLQALKELSLGPAEMAEIGMRIYKVRMPWPLEPEGVREFSQGLEEVLVVEERREIIENQIKQQLFNWHHGERPRIIGKFDHEDHPFLPLSQALTVGVVARAIAARLLHFEFDAGLKTVIADELAYLLEREKIRKAHAAPIERVPYFCSGCPHNTSTKVPEGSRAAAGIGCHYMVQWMDRETTTFTHMGAEGVPWSGIAPFTDEKHMFVNLGDGTYYHSGILAIRQSVAAGVNITYKLLYNDAVAMTGGQTVDGPISPEAVTRQLHDEGVGPIYLVSDHPEVYSPSMLAPGVIIRHRDEMDRVMRDIRDVTGCSAIVYVQTCAAEKRRRRSRGLMEDPPVRLMVNPAVCEGCGDCSTQSNCVSVEPLDTEFGRKRKINQSTCNKDYSCLKGFCPSFVTVEGGRLRKTARSNPDLTGIPEPEIVRIGDRSYNIAIAGIGGTGILTISAILGMAAHLDGKSPMILDMAGLAQKGGAVMSHLRIGLKDQDVSSPRIITGGADLLIAADDVVASSKDAVTLCDHHRTTGVINTRLTPVADFVRKRDFDFRRRDVENTVRAALRAPSHLLDFTTVAEKVAGNAMATNILMTGFAWQKGLIPLTRQAIEQAIVLNGVAVDATLSAFGWGRLIAADPARAERLLEPGKRTATLETMATEELIAHRMTHLTAYQNAALASRYKALVDRVREAEKAFVPDDRLTRAVAHVYAQLLAYKDEYEVARLFTDPAFKAGLSEQFEGNYRIAFNLAPPFLQGEDANGRPRKRRFGRWMLPAFGVLAGLKGLRGTALDPFGRTTERRMERQLITDYAALVEHVLKNLCRENLDAAVALASLYGEIRGYGPVKEDAAKRVKAREAEMRVAFDRTERQKTAA